The following coding sequences lie in one Miscanthus floridulus cultivar M001 chromosome 9, ASM1932011v1, whole genome shotgun sequence genomic window:
- the LOC136482391 gene encoding ultraviolet-B receptor UVR8-like, translating to MWRATRRCPPLLRWLSSDAAVSKAPRQRVAALWGNGDYGRLGLGALESRWSPTVCPFFLARAADPLASLACGGAHTLFLTQSGRLFATGLNDFGQLGIGSSVTHTLEPVEVSGFHERVVEVSAGNHHSCAVTADGKLFVWGRNSGGQLGLGKGAGKVVSTPAKVDCLTDFRVKMVALGSEHSIAVTEKGEVLSWGAAGSGRFGHGRQSSILGFSLTSSEYTPRLIKNFDGIKIKKIAAGMLHSACIDEKGTLFIFGQKTEKGFGRSNEAFRPNIVEEIPFSEEVACGGYHTCVVTDSGDLYSWGSNENGCLGLGGTDMVRSPEILKSSLFKLPVSKVSCGWKHTAVISGDDIYTWGWGGANGTFFEEGHSSGGQLGHGSDVDYFEPMMVPFGKNARAVHVSCGFNHTGAIYEYSED from the exons ATGTGGCGAGCGACGAGGCGGTGTCCGCCGCTGCTGCGGTGGCTCTCGTCGGACGCAGCCGTCTCCAAGGCGCCGCGGCAGCGGGTGGCGGCGCTGTGGGGGAACGGGGACTACGGGCGGCTGGGGCTGGGCGCGCTGGAGTCGCGGTGGAGCCCCACGGTCTGCCCCTTCTTCCTCGCCCGCGCCGCCGACCCGCTCGCCTCCCTCGCCTGTGGCGGCGCACACACCCTCTTTCTGACCC AGAGTGGGCGGTTGTTTGCTACAGGGCTGAACGACTTTGGGCAGCTCGGGATAGGATCCTCTGTTACACATACACTG GAGCCTGTTGAAGTTTCTGGATTTCACGAGAGAGTTGTAGAAGTTTCAGCTGGCAACCATCATTCTTGTGCAGTTACCG CGGATGGTAAGCTCTTTGTTTGGGGCAGAAACTCAGGTGGCCAGCTTGGCCTTGGTAAAG GGGCAGGTAAAGTAGTTTCTACCCCAGCAAAGGTTGATTGTTTGACTGACTTCAGAGTAAAAATGGTTGCTCTGGGATCAGAGCATTCAATTGCTGTTACAG AGAAAGGTGAAGTCTTGAGTTGGGGAGCTGCTGGTTCTGGTAGGTTCGGACATGGCCGTCAATCTAGCATCCTGGGATTTTCTCTGACCTCAAG TGAATATACTCCAAGATTGATCAAAAACTTTGATGGTATCAAG ATTAAAAAGATAGCTGCAGGAATGTTGCACTCAGCTTGCATTGATG AAAAAGGTACTTTATTCATATTTGGGCAGAAGACTGAGAAG GGATTTGGAAGATCAAACGAAGCATTCAGACCAAATATTGTTGAAGAGATACCATTTTCAGAAGAAGTTGCTTGTGGAGGTTATCATACTTGTGTCGTAACAG ATAGCGGTGATCTGTATTCTTGGGGTTCAAATGAAAATGGCTGCCTTGGTCTGGG AGGTACAGATATGGTTCGCTCTCCAGAAATTTTGAAAAGCTCGCTATTTAAACTTCCTGTATCTAAG GTATCTTGTGGTTGGAAGCACACAGCTGTAATTTCAG GTGATGACATTTACACATGGGGTTGGGGAGGCGCCAATGGAACTTTTTTTGAAGAGGGGCATTCTTCCGGTGGACAGCTA GGACATGGAAGCGACGTAGACTATTTTGAACCTATGATGGTTCCCTTTGGCAAGAATGCAAGAGCGGTCCATGTATCGTGTGGCTTCAATCATACTGGTGCAATTTACGAGTACTCCGAGGACTGA
- the LOC136482392 gene encoding probable glycosyltransferase 6, translated as MAASDAAASAASKKGAAPTRPSRARDAVVFATGVAAAVLAFLGPASILVPDRAGLVAFPVPGPADGPRTFYDDSDLSYALGRRVTDWDAKRAQWLRSRGLRGRNGGGLERVVMVTGSQPEPCKGAGGDHLLLRFLKNKVDYCRLHGIELLYNNALLEPSMVAFWAKIPIVRAAMLAHPEAEWVWWVDADAVFTDMDFSLPLARYRPYNLVLYGWPEEVYEKRSWVGLNAGVFLIRNCQWSLDFMDEWARMGPASPEYARWGKTLRDTLSKKSDDQSDDQSALAYLLLTNRERWGNKTYLSIDYYFQGYFAEIVDKLDAVAARYVAAERKGGPALRRRHAEREHLRYAAARNAAVRAVVPGPDGGGQSGWRRPFVTHFTGCNPCGGKRNKIYTREICEDGMRRALGFADDQVLRAYGFRHAAPLKDSVRPLPFDYPAARTRNH; from the coding sequence ATGGCCGCGTCGGACGCCGCCGCTTCGGCGGCGAGCAAGAAGGGCGCGGCGCCAACGAGGCCAAGCCGCGCGCGCGATGCCGTCGTCTTCGCGACCGGCGTGGCCGCTGCCGTGCTGGCGTTCCTGGGGCCGGCGTCCATCCTCGTGCCCGACCGCGCCGGCCTCGTGGCCTTCCCCGTCCCCGGCCCGGCGGACGGGCCTCGCACGTTCTACGACGACTCGGATCTCTCGTACGCCCTCGGCCGGCGCGTCACCGACTGGGACGCCAAGCGCGCGCAGTGGCTGCGGTCGCGCGGGCTCCGAGGCCGGAACGGCGGCGGCCTGGAGCGCGTGGTGATGGTGACCGGGTCGCAGCCGGAGCCGTGCAAGGGCGCCGGCGGCGACCACCTGCTGCTGCGGTTCCTCAAGAACAAGGTGGACTACTGCCGGCTCCACGGGATCGAGTTGCTGTACAACAACGCGCTGCTGGAGCCGTCCATGGTGGCGTTCTGGGCCAAGATCCCCATCGTGCGCGCCGCCATGCTGGCGCACCCGGAGGCGGAGTGGGTGTGGTGGGTGGACGCCGACGCCGTGTTCACCGACATGGACTTCTCGCTCCCGCTCGCCAGGTACCGCCCCTACAACCTGGTGCTGTACGGCTGGCCCGAGGAGGTGTACGAGAAGCGGTCGTGGGTGGGGCTCAACGCCGGCGTGTTCCTCATCCGCAACTGCCAGTGGTCGCTCGACTTCATGGATGAGTGGGCGCGCATGGGTCCCGCCTCGCCGGAGTACGCCCGGTGGGGGAAGACGCTCAGGGACACGCTCAGCAAGAAGTCCGACGACCAGTCCGACGACCAGTCGGCGCTCGCGTACCTCCTCCTCACGAATCGGGAGCGATGGGGCAACAAGACCTACCTCAGCATCGACTACTACTTCCAGGGCTACTTCGCGGAGATCGTCGACAAGCTCGACGCCGTCGCGGCGCGGTACGTGGCGGCGGAGCGGAAGGGTGGCCCGGCCCTCCGGCGGAGGCACGCGGAGCGGGAGCACCTGAGGTATGCGGCGGCGCGGAACGCCGCCGTCAGGGCCGTCGTCCCAGGCCCCGACGGTGGCGGGCAGTCCGGGTGGCGCCGCCCGTTCGTCACGCACTTCACCGGGTGCAACCCATGCGGCGGCAAGCGGAACAAGATCTACACCAGGGAGATCTGCGAGGACGGGATGCGCCGCGCGCTAGGGTTCGCCGACGACCAGGTGCTCCGTGCGTACGGCTTCCGCCACGCCGCACCGCTCAAAGACAGCGTGCGCCCGCTGCCGTTCGACTACCCCGCCGCGCGCACCCGCAACCATTGA